In Leptospira harrisiae, a genomic segment contains:
- the rpsS gene encoding 30S ribosomal protein S19, whose amino-acid sequence MARSLKKGPFIDDHLMKKITSLNSEGKKTPFKSWSRRSTIYPDMIGHTVMIHNGKAFVPVYVNENMIGHKLGEFAPTRTFKGHGGDKKVAKK is encoded by the coding sequence ATGGCTAGAAGCTTAAAAAAAGGTCCGTTCATTGACGACCACCTCATGAAAAAAATTACGAGCCTAAACTCTGAAGGGAAAAAAACTCCCTTCAAGTCTTGGTCAAGAAGAAGTACCATTTATCCAGATATGATTGGTCATACAGTCATGATTCATAATGGCAAAGCGTTTGTTCCTGTTTATGTAAACGAAAACATGATCGGTCACAAACTCGGTGAATTTGCTCCCACTAGAACCTTTAAAGGCCATGGTGGAGACAAAAAAGTAGCGAAGAAATAG
- the tuf gene encoding elongation factor Tu, with product MAKEKFDRSKPHLNIGTIGHVDHGKTTLTAAITTTLAKLVGGKNKAIAYDQIDNAPEEKARGITIATSHQEYETPNRHYAHVDCPGHADYVKNMITGAAQMDAAILVVSATDGAMPQTKEHILLARQVGVPYIVVYLNKADMLAADERDDMVEMVKEEIKDLLNKYNFPGDKTPFISGSALKALEGEDSDLGMKSILKLMEAVDTYVPNPTRIVDKPFLMPVEDVFSITGRGTVATGRVEQGVLKINDEIEIVGIRDTSKSVVTGIEMFRKLLDQAEAGDNIGALLRGTKKEDIERGQVLAKPGTITPHRKFKAEVYVLTKDEGGRHTPFFNNYRPQFYFRTTDITGVCNLPGGMEMVMPGDNVTMSIELIHPIAMDQGLKFAIREGGRTIGSGVVAEIVE from the coding sequence ATGGCTAAAGAAAAATTTGACCGTTCAAAACCACACTTAAACATCGGAACTATTGGTCACGTTGACCACGGTAAGACAACCCTAACAGCAGCTATCACAACAACGCTTGCGAAGTTAGTTGGTGGAAAAAATAAAGCGATTGCTTATGACCAAATCGACAACGCGCCCGAAGAAAAGGCTCGTGGGATTACTATTGCAACGTCCCACCAGGAGTATGAAACTCCAAACCGTCACTACGCACACGTAGATTGCCCGGGACACGCGGACTATGTTAAAAACATGATTACTGGTGCTGCTCAGATGGACGCTGCGATTCTCGTAGTATCTGCAACTGACGGTGCTATGCCACAAACTAAAGAACACATCCTTCTGGCTCGCCAAGTAGGGGTTCCTTACATCGTGGTTTATCTAAACAAAGCTGACATGCTTGCTGCTGACGAAAGAGACGATATGGTTGAGATGGTTAAAGAGGAAATCAAAGACCTCCTTAACAAATACAACTTTCCTGGTGATAAAACACCTTTCATCTCTGGTTCTGCATTGAAAGCTCTTGAAGGTGAAGATTCCGACCTAGGAATGAAATCCATTCTTAAACTTATGGAAGCGGTTGATACTTACGTTCCAAACCCTACACGTATTGTTGATAAACCTTTCCTTATGCCAGTTGAGGACGTATTCTCAATCACTGGTCGTGGAACTGTTGCAACTGGTCGTGTGGAGCAAGGGGTTCTTAAGATCAACGACGAGATCGAAATCGTTGGTATCCGTGATACATCTAAATCAGTTGTTACTGGTATTGAGATGTTCCGTAAACTACTCGATCAAGCTGAAGCTGGAGACAACATTGGTGCTCTTCTTCGCGGAACTAAAAAAGAAGACATCGAAAGAGGTCAAGTTCTTGCGAAACCGGGTACTATCACTCCACACAGAAAATTTAAAGCGGAAGTTTACGTTCTTACAAAAGACGAAGGTGGACGTCATACTCCATTCTTTAACAACTACCGTCCTCAATTCTATTTCAGAACTACAGACATCACTGGTGTTTGTAACCTTCCTGGTGGAATGGAGATGGTTATGCCGGGAGATAACGTTACGATGTCAATCGAACTTATCCACCCAATTGCTATGGACCAAGGTTTGAAGTTCGCTATCCGTGAGGGTGGAAGAACAATTGGTTCTGGTGTTGTTGCGGAGATCGTTGAGTAA
- the rpsL gene encoding 30S ribosomal protein S12, with protein sequence MPTINQLIRIGREDQKKRTKSPALKACPQRRGVCTRVMTFTPKKPNSALRKVARVRLTTGIEVTAYIPGEGHNLQEHNVVLIRGGRVKDLPGVRYHIIRGTLDTLGVDKRRKGRSKYGAKRPKA encoded by the coding sequence ATGCCTACAATTAACCAGCTCATCCGTATTGGAAGAGAAGACCAAAAGAAAAGAACTAAATCTCCTGCCCTAAAAGCATGCCCGCAAAGACGTGGAGTTTGCACAAGGGTAATGACTTTCACTCCGAAAAAACCGAACTCTGCTCTTCGTAAAGTAGCAAGGGTTCGCCTTACTACGGGAATTGAAGTCACAGCTTACATTCCTGGTGAAGGCCATAACCTCCAAGAACACAACGTGGTTCTGATCCGTGGGGGAAGGGTAAAAGACTTACCAGGGGTTCGTTATCATATCATTCGTGGAACACTGGATACACTCGGTGTGGACAAACGTCGTAAAGGACGTTCTAAATACGGCGCTAAGCGTCCTAAAGCGTAA
- the rpsJ gene encoding 30S ribosomal protein S10 — MAGQRIRVKLKAFDHRLIDQSTFEIVATAKRTGATVSGPIPLPTKKEIYTVLRSPHVNKKAREQFEMRTHKRLIDILNTNEDTVEALMKLQLPAGVSVDIKS, encoded by the coding sequence ATGGCTGGACAAAGAATTCGCGTTAAGTTAAAAGCTTTCGATCATCGGTTGATTGACCAATCAACCTTTGAAATCGTTGCGACTGCGAAGAGGACCGGAGCTACTGTCTCCGGTCCAATCCCGCTTCCAACGAAAAAAGAAATCTACACGGTATTACGTTCTCCGCACGTGAATAAAAAAGCTAGAGAACAATTTGAAATGAGAACTCACAAGAGACTCATCGATATTTTAAATACGAATGAAGATACGGTAGAAGCCCTGATGAAGCTTCAACTCCCTGCTGGAGTTTCCGTAGATATTAAATCCTAA
- the rpsG gene encoding 30S ribosomal protein S7: protein MSRRRGKVEPRHIEGDPKYNDKVISKFINCLMVDGKKSVAETVFYDALEVIAKKTGQDPFAVFQEALENAKPQVEVKSRRVGGVTYQVPIEVRPERRLALGIRWLIKYSRGRNEKSMKNKLAAEFMEAQKGTGSAIKKKEDIRKMADANKAFSHYRW, encoded by the coding sequence ATGTCTAGAAGAAGAGGAAAAGTTGAACCACGCCATATCGAAGGCGATCCTAAATACAATGACAAGGTGATTTCTAAGTTTATCAACTGCCTAATGGTAGATGGTAAAAAAAGTGTTGCTGAAACTGTGTTCTACGATGCATTAGAAGTCATTGCGAAAAAAACAGGACAAGATCCTTTTGCCGTTTTCCAAGAAGCTTTGGAAAATGCAAAACCACAAGTGGAAGTAAAATCCCGCCGAGTGGGTGGTGTCACTTACCAAGTACCAATCGAAGTTCGTCCAGAAAGACGACTTGCGCTTGGAATCAGATGGCTTATCAAATATAGCCGTGGCAGAAACGAAAAATCTATGAAAAACAAATTGGCCGCAGAATTCATGGAAGCCCAAAAAGGCACAGGATCTGCGATCAAGAAAAAAGAAGACATCAGAAAGATGGCAGACGCCAACAAGGCTTTCTCCCACTACCGCTGGTAA
- a CDS encoding 50S ribosomal protein L23 — translation MNLENVILSPVVTEKSQDLQTIGERMGKRTVKYTFKVHPDANKTLIKQALKQMYNVVPTAVNVAVYRGKMKRFRNMPSPRPHYKKAVVTFADGANLDFAKV, via the coding sequence GTGAACCTAGAGAATGTAATCTTATCACCAGTTGTTACAGAAAAGTCGCAAGACCTGCAAACAATTGGAGAACGTATGGGAAAAAGAACTGTCAAGTATACGTTCAAAGTCCACCCGGATGCGAACAAAACTTTGATCAAACAAGCCCTGAAACAAATGTACAACGTAGTTCCAACTGCTGTAAACGTAGCCGTTTACCGTGGGAAAATGAAACGTTTTAGAAACATGCCGTCCCCAAGACCTCATTACAAAAAAGCTGTAGTGACGTTTGCTGACGGAGCAAATTTGGATTTTGCTAAGGTTTAA
- the rplB gene encoding 50S ribosomal protein L2, giving the protein MGIRKLKPTTQSSRYYSVLDFKEITEVVPYKPLTANISYKAGRDNKGRIAVRRKGGRNKRKFRIIDFKRNKFGIPATVKTIEYDPNRSAFIALICYADGEYRYILAPNGLKVGDKIESGANAEIKLGNTLPLDKIPAGTNVHNIELHIGKGGQIARTAGSFAVISAKDGDYVSLKLPSSEIRKVRKECLATIGELSNKDHNLVIIGKAGRNRWLGKRPKVRGVVMNPVDHPLGGGEGRTSGGRHPVTPWGKPTKGFKTRKTRPSDRFIVQRRKKNRNR; this is encoded by the coding sequence ATGGGAATTAGAAAACTTAAACCCACAACGCAATCTAGCCGGTATTACTCGGTTCTAGATTTCAAAGAAATCACAGAAGTGGTTCCTTACAAACCGCTCACGGCTAACATTTCTTATAAGGCTGGTCGTGACAATAAGGGACGTATCGCTGTTAGACGGAAAGGTGGACGTAACAAAAGAAAGTTCCGGATCATCGATTTCAAACGTAATAAATTTGGAATCCCTGCGACTGTAAAAACAATCGAATACGATCCAAACCGTTCTGCTTTTATTGCGCTTATCTGTTATGCAGATGGTGAATACCGATACATTTTGGCTCCTAACGGCTTAAAAGTTGGGGACAAAATTGAATCTGGTGCAAATGCCGAGATCAAACTAGGGAACACACTTCCTTTAGATAAAATCCCTGCAGGAACTAACGTTCACAACATTGAACTACATATCGGAAAAGGCGGTCAAATCGCTCGCACGGCAGGATCTTTTGCTGTGATCTCCGCTAAAGATGGTGACTATGTATCTCTTAAACTTCCTTCTTCGGAAATCCGAAAGGTTCGTAAAGAGTGCTTAGCAACGATCGGAGAACTTTCCAATAAAGACCATAACTTGGTCATCATTGGAAAAGCGGGACGTAACCGCTGGTTAGGAAAAAGACCGAAAGTAAGAGGGGTCGTTATGAACCCTGTGGACCACCCACTCGGTGGTGGTGAAGGTAGAACTTCCGGAGGTCGTCACCCTGTGACTCCTTGGGGTAAACCTACGAAAGGATTTAAAACACGTAAGACTAGACCGTCTGACCGTTTTATTGTCCAAAGACGTAAGAAAAACAGGAATAGGTAG
- the rplC gene encoding 50S ribosomal protein L3 — protein sequence MAKGLIGEKLGMAHIFNNEGKMVTVTVLRVGPCFVSQVKTSANDGYEAVQLAFGDAKEKHMTKAEVGHIKKANIAAPKKTLIEFKGFEDVAVGAEVKLADVFALNDTVKVTGTSKGKGTQGVVKRHGFAGGPAGHGSRFQRHPGSIGSNTTPGRVFKGLKMGGRMGSEQSTVRNLKVVKIDADANLVFVSGPVPGRERGIVTIEKIG from the coding sequence ATGGCTAAAGGTTTAATCGGCGAAAAATTGGGCATGGCCCACATATTCAATAACGAAGGTAAGATGGTTACTGTAACTGTTTTACGCGTGGGTCCTTGTTTTGTGTCCCAGGTAAAAACATCTGCGAATGATGGCTACGAAGCCGTTCAATTAGCATTTGGTGATGCCAAAGAAAAACACATGACGAAGGCTGAAGTTGGACACATTAAAAAAGCTAACATTGCCGCTCCTAAAAAAACTCTGATTGAATTCAAAGGTTTTGAAGATGTAGCAGTTGGTGCTGAGGTAAAACTCGCTGATGTGTTTGCTTTGAACGACACGGTGAAAGTAACCGGAACTTCTAAGGGAAAGGGAACACAAGGTGTTGTGAAACGCCACGGTTTTGCCGGTGGTCCTGCTGGACACGGTTCCAGATTCCAAAGACACCCTGGTTCGATTGGTTCTAATACAACTCCTGGACGTGTGTTCAAGGGTTTGAAGATGGGTGGAAGAATGGGTTCTGAACAGAGCACTGTTCGAAACCTGAAAGTAGTAAAAATTGATGCAGACGCCAATTTGGTATTTGTATCCGGTCCGGTTCCAGGAAGGGAACGCGGTATCGTTACGATAGAAAAAATCGGATAA
- a CDS encoding elongation factor G-like protein, with product MIYRTVGIFAHIDSGKTTLTERILFEAGKISAVGSIEDGNTESDSLQEEIDRGISIRTTFHSLPWTTKFGEFQIQLVDTPGHIDFRNQVTDLLPAMETAIVVLEAGTVVQSQARLVIEELTKASVPMIFFINKLDRFGDEYLDTLVSLEEILGGAPVALFQKNESDKLEFYFHHPSVFPKTIKEELISWSDDLMISSWNDPSGQTDFSMIGLHTGPKAGKLYPVYGGSAKTGEGVRELLDLVLWTEPKETENPSSQTLPLLVLSRRTNPEFGRYAVIYPSREIRLEEIHSLWTGLVTERGKDLALPSADQSPMENLFQFLDPESEETITRLEKGKLVFLKNHTNLVLMPGYPVSRTTGFSSEAESSSSERSLSPFSLVIEPDLSEEKEFWLCRLEELVWEDPGYVLQNKEDTGQMVLLGRGELHLEIGVRRVMERTEKKLSFSSINIAKLEHLKKMSHKVALEHRAFEDQKSSGALIAVLEDTADFSKQIAFEVSLPEEVKNSIETSFLEACLHGFYGEEVVGLRFRVLSYEMPKGDLQTTLTLLKVAILAGVKELFPSNTYLVGPLTEIEVMVDADHLGVVLSDLSRRNAKVVSILEAVAGKSHLKANAPAQNLLGFSGALRNMTKGIGISWERTAFTYEFHAVLKE from the coding sequence ATGATTTACCGCACAGTTGGCATTTTTGCACATATTGATTCAGGGAAAACAACCCTCACCGAACGGATCTTATTTGAAGCAGGGAAAATTTCTGCTGTAGGATCTATCGAAGATGGAAATACCGAATCCGATTCTTTACAGGAAGAAATTGATCGCGGGATCTCCATTCGAACTACCTTTCACTCCCTTCCATGGACAACTAAATTCGGTGAATTCCAAATTCAACTCGTAGACACACCGGGTCATATCGACTTTCGTAACCAAGTCACTGATCTTTTGCCTGCCATGGAAACTGCCATTGTTGTTTTAGAAGCAGGGACAGTGGTGCAATCACAAGCCCGCCTTGTCATCGAAGAACTAACAAAGGCCTCGGTTCCTATGATATTTTTTATCAACAAACTGGATAGGTTTGGAGATGAGTATTTGGACACTCTTGTTTCTTTAGAGGAAATTTTAGGTGGAGCTCCTGTGGCTCTCTTTCAAAAAAATGAATCTGACAAATTGGAATTCTATTTCCATCACCCCTCTGTTTTTCCAAAAACAATAAAAGAGGAATTAATTTCATGGAGTGATGATCTGATGATTTCCTCTTGGAATGATCCTTCTGGCCAAACTGATTTTTCGATGATTGGGTTACACACAGGCCCGAAGGCCGGAAAACTTTATCCCGTGTATGGGGGTTCTGCGAAAACAGGGGAAGGTGTTCGGGAACTTTTGGATTTGGTGCTTTGGACGGAACCAAAGGAAACAGAGAACCCATCATCGCAAACACTTCCGCTCCTAGTTCTTTCTAGAAGGACAAACCCAGAGTTCGGTCGTTATGCCGTCATTTATCCTTCCCGTGAGATTCGTTTAGAAGAGATCCATTCCCTTTGGACTGGGCTTGTCACCGAGAGAGGCAAAGATCTAGCTCTTCCTTCTGCGGACCAATCTCCAATGGAAAACCTCTTTCAATTCCTAGATCCAGAATCGGAAGAAACCATAACGAGATTAGAAAAGGGTAAATTGGTATTCTTAAAAAATCACACAAATCTAGTTCTTATGCCGGGTTATCCGGTGAGTCGAACAACGGGCTTTTCCTCTGAAGCAGAGAGTTCCTCGTCGGAACGATCCCTTAGTCCCTTTTCTCTGGTGATCGAACCGGACTTGTCCGAGGAAAAAGAATTTTGGTTATGTCGCTTGGAGGAACTGGTTTGGGAAGATCCAGGATACGTCCTCCAAAACAAGGAAGATACCGGACAAATGGTACTTCTTGGGCGAGGGGAACTCCATTTAGAAATCGGAGTCCGCCGGGTCATGGAAAGGACAGAAAAAAAACTCAGTTTCAGTTCGATAAACATTGCCAAATTAGAGCATCTTAAAAAAATGTCTCATAAGGTTGCCCTAGAGCATCGTGCCTTTGAAGACCAAAAATCAAGCGGCGCGCTCATTGCAGTCCTGGAAGATACTGCCGACTTTTCGAAGCAAATTGCCTTCGAGGTAAGTCTTCCGGAAGAAGTAAAAAATTCGATAGAAACGTCCTTTTTGGAAGCCTGCTTACACGGGTTCTACGGTGAGGAAGTTGTAGGCCTCAGGTTTCGTGTCCTCTCGTATGAGATGCCGAAAGGAGATTTGCAAACCACTTTAACGCTTTTGAAAGTAGCAATACTTGCGGGCGTAAAGGAATTGTTTCCTTCAAACACATACTTGGTCGGACCCCTCACGGAAATAGAAGTGATGGTGGACGCAGACCACTTAGGTGTAGTTCTTTCTGATCTAAGTCGCAGAAATGCTAAGGTGGTCTCCATCTTGGAAGCTGTGGCAGGGAAGAGTCACTTAAAAGCCAATGCACCGGCCCAAAACCTGCTTGGCTTTTCAGGGGCTCTTAGAAACATGACCAAAGGGATTGGCATTTCTTGGGAAAGGACTGCTTTTACCTATGAATTTCATGCAGTTTTAAAGGAGTAA
- the rplD gene encoding 50S ribosomal protein L4, with protein MKARKYNKEGVFVSEVELPAELFATGISLGAIYDAVKAENANNRQGTHSTKDRSEVRGGGIKPWAQKGTGRARQGSIRAPHFVGGGIIHGPKPRDYSSNLSRSVKKKAVLSILNKKAEENRIAIIEDVEPSSYSTKSIYNILKNMDIAEKGNVGLVVAGENQFLKRSTRNIENLKYVNSKRVVCRDILYNNNLVISESALKELQAQYSKKG; from the coding sequence ATGAAAGCGCGTAAATACAATAAAGAAGGCGTATTCGTAAGCGAAGTTGAACTTCCGGCAGAATTATTTGCTACCGGCATTTCGCTTGGAGCCATCTATGATGCGGTTAAGGCTGAAAATGCGAACAATAGACAGGGAACACATTCTACTAAGGATCGTTCCGAAGTTCGCGGTGGGGGAATCAAACCATGGGCTCAAAAAGGAACTGGTCGTGCAAGACAAGGATCCATAAGAGCTCCACATTTCGTTGGTGGTGGTATCATTCATGGACCAAAACCAAGAGATTATTCCTCTAACTTGTCACGCAGCGTTAAGAAGAAAGCTGTTCTCTCCATCCTTAACAAAAAGGCAGAAGAAAACAGAATCGCGATCATAGAAGACGTAGAACCTTCTTCTTACTCCACAAAGTCCATCTACAACATTTTGAAGAACATGGACATTGCAGAGAAGGGTAACGTGGGTTTGGTGGTAGCTGGTGAAAACCAATTCCTCAAAAGATCCACTCGCAATATAGAGAACCTCAAATATGTGAACAGCAAACGAGTCGTTTGCCGAGACATCCTCTATAATAACAATTTAGTAATCTCTGAAAGCGCTTTAAAAGAGCTTCAGGCTCAGTATTCTAAGAAAGGATAA